CTGTGATGAACTATTATTCCAAGTAATTTATGATCATGGCGGGGATAAACATTGTTAGGAAAATCCTTCTCTTTATTATTGTTTTGATCTGCAGTCTGGCCTCTAAATTACATATTTTGTTTTCTGTGAAGCGCTCGTACGTAGTTTATCCCCCAGAGGGTCCACGGCCTCCTTCACCCGAGGAACTGAGGGAGATGGCTCGAGAATTGGCTCGCAAGAACAATACTCGTTAATGGCTCCATAGCGTTGTAAGTAGGAACTGTATAGGATCACAGTTTTATGTAATATGTGGTGATGAAGCAGGTTGGATCTCAGTCACTGAAAAGTATTTGGCCTGGCCTGGGCTGGATATTGTTACATACAGGTCCCTTTGCATTTGTTTGAGAGGCAAGGGTATTGTATTTTCTTTTAGACACCGTAAAGCTGGGAATACCTGTTTGATCAGGTGGCAGTACTCTGATATATACTTAAATATTAATGGAGCTCCTGTATCTTCTAACAATTTGAATTGTGGAAAACTAGCACTTTTTTGGGGTGTAGGAGCAAGCCAATTCAATATGTACACAGTTTGGTGCGGTTCGGTTTTGGCCAGAACCGAAAACtgaaccgaaattttcggttttGGGATTTCTGAACCGAAACTGAAACCGAAATCGAAACAGAACTGAAATTAAGctttaattgaaaataaaaaatgtggcGGTTTGGTTGTCCTTTTTTggttttaaatcaattttttttttacaaaaaaaataacctttatttttcataaagttattaaaaatttattgagcattttaattttttttaattttaacaaaataaaatctgtTGGAcacttaataaaaataatttttatttttcataaagtttttaaaattttattgagcatttttatttttataatgacTATATgattatattgcatgctatattcTTACTagtcatattatatatatatatatatatatatatatatatctatttatatatatttatatatatatcttatataaattgttattttggttttttttggttcggtttcaacataaaatcgaaatcgaaaccgaaattgaaattgaaattgaaatcaaatatttttgtttttggaaactgcaattgaaaatgaaaattgaaaaatcgaAAAACTGAACCGTTTAtggttttgatttgattttaaatttttaggtaATTTATGTACACCCCCCACTCTTAACCTAAACGTTGAGAACAAATTATTGAATTGTCAGTCCGAGCAAGCGGTCTATCCTCTAACacggtttaaaaaaaaaatctgagaTCATTTGGACATTGTGGCGGCAGATATTGTTtggccttttttatttttaatatttgtggGGATGCAAAGTATATGACTGGGTTTTCATTGTCACATCATTAGCTGGAAAAGAAGGGCAAAGAGACGGAAAAGATTCACCACTAAACTTTTGTTTTGGGGGGCCTCAGCATCGTAACTTCACCGGTCAATGCTTCCCAGCTGTCTTTGGCCTACGCCTAAAGACGACCCTTTATCTTCCTTTATCGCTCATCAATTAAGGGGTCATTACTttgttttattcatttatttaatcCTTCTTTTAAAGAAAAAACAATCTGACTTCATTCTCACCcaagaaattattattattattattattattcccaaAAACTGTATATTAGCACCTTGTTTGTAGGGTTGTACTTTTCTTACAAAAGATTATTCTTATTTACTAGCAAAAGCTTGAAGTTCGTGGTTGGTCACGATCCAAGTTTATTTGTCGGATAACAATATGAATTTATATCTAAATTTAAATTATGTAAATTTTTATAAAACATAGTataaagttttattaaattttatttaaattcacttaaatttaattttaaattttaaatttgaaattcatacCCAAAGCATATTATATATATGTCGTTTACTAGTTACCTGTTATGAATAAtcattatataaataataatataagattTACTCATTGAGTGTGTTTATGCCTTGGTATAAAATGATAGCTTGACTCTTTAGTAAGTTTAACGTTTCAAGTATTAAAAATTAGAATTGTATATAAAGTTTTGTAAAAGAGGGTGATCCTAGCTTTTATAAAATTGACTAGTATTTCTAAACATATTTAGTCTACTTATTACCCTTATTAAACATACGATGCCTACGTTAATTTATTGCGTTACTGTAATGTTTATTATGTGATTCTTATTTTGCTTACATGAATTACTTATTAGTTTTGCTTACTCTGCATTTGATAGTTATGAATGTATTATTTGTGGTAAATTGTGGCATACTTTTAATTGACTAGTTAAAAAGAGTGCTCTAACTAATGTTGCATGATCCTCCATAAGTTGTGAAGCATTGAAcccatgatttaatttgtaactTATTCGACTTGATCATATTTGAATCGGAGTTGAATTCAAATTACTTACAGCATTGAATGCCACTTGCAATTCCATAAACTTATTGTTATACTATAAAAGTTATCTAAATATATTCAtacaaatttttaatattttatatttaataaataattaatataattttataatcaaAATATGTTCAACTTAActcagaaattttaaaatttataatcaaATTAAATTCAAACGATTTTGAGATTAATCGAGTTAAAATTGAATTTCAAGCTTCAAATTTTGAAATCCGAGCACCGAAATTTCCCATTATCTTCTTGAAGTTGTGACGAGTTACACCTTCCTCGCATTGACTAGGCTGACGATAAAATTTAACGGTCAAATCCAACAGTCACCAACGAAGCAAAGAAGGAACAAATTCCAGGAAAAGACGATTCGGGAAGTAGGGGAACTACCAAACCCGCCAggcacaaaaaaaaataaaaaatcttgaaacagCTGCTTACTGGGCTTGTTGATTGGTCTGGATCTGTATGGAAATTTCAAGGAAATGTTCTTCCATACCACGTGTTTTCACTTTTCAGGGAAGAATATTGACTTAATTAATccaagtcttttttattttttaaaaaatttaatgattAGTTCTCGTTGAGTAACAATGGCACGGTTCCCTTTTCTCAGTCATGCAGGTGAATGTTGGGGGGTTTACCATCATGATTTTGACTGAGAAAAGCATTAGAAACTAAAGGAATTAATCAATGGCATTCGAGCTTTAGCTGTTCGCAGAGACAGACGGACTGTTTGGAAAGCTGTTTGAGGTAATTGCTTGCTCTTGTTTCGACTGCTTTCAGGGTTTTTGgggttttatttttttgcttgGGATTGGTTGGAAACAGAGAAACAACGTTTCCGAGTTAGACTTTATTGtctattattatgtattttatcATGTGTTCGTCTTCCTGTATCATATGTGATCTCCAATGATGTTGTAGCCACTCATTTTCCAGTACTTGTTTTTTCCTGAATTCCCTTTTATATCCTATTCGAATCTCCAGTGAGGGCTTTCGTCGGATTTGATTAGTactacgttttttttttttacttaggAAAAAAATTCTTCCCGCTTTGGCTTGGGAGAGGGTTTCAACTTTCAAATTCTTGAAATGGCTTTACTGACTGTTCTTCGctgaattttaataaaatactCTGCTTTACTGGGTGTATGGATTCAATTTAAGacacaaaaaaggaaaaaggaatgTTCAGCCGTTTCTCTTTCCCCCattcattttgaaattgaacACTAACTAAATGTTtggtacaaaggaatgaaatggaaTTGATTCAAATGGAGTCGAATATATAACTTAGATTTTCTCATGCTtcccattcaaattttcattccatttcttTCTGGCTCCCATTCCATTCGCGAACCAAAGGTGATGTTAACAGTACGAAAATGGTAGCTTCATTAGTTTATAGTTTAAATGAACTTTTTAACTTGTTTTTTGGATTCAAACCTGAAACTATTTTCTTTAGAGGGGCATTCAGTTAACACTGTTTTTTAATTGATACAGCTTTGTGTTCTTTCCTCTGCTGatgtttctccaaagcatttttcaTTGAAATCTTGAAATCTGGCTAATGCTTAGCATCAAAGGAAGTAAACTTGTCAACTAGAGCAGCTGGAAGCAAGAATATATGTTGTGGGTTCTAGTGGTTGATTCCATATTCTGAGATGTAAATGACATTCCTTGGTTTCAATTGAAGTTTTGGCATGAAGTTAATATAATGGCATTGGAACTCATACCAATAGGCACCATTTTGGCGGTGCTAACAAACCAGGTTATTAAAACAGCTCATGCTGCAAAGGATGTGCTTTTTGAGAAAGAAAGTTTCAAAGTACTGGCAAAGCATCTCTTTGAAATTGAACCTGTCTTAAAGGAATTGCAGCTACAAAAGCTAAATGATTCACAAGCTGTAAGGCATGCTCTAGAATCCCTTGAAGCAGATGTCAAGAGGGCTAATAACTTGGTTGACAAGTACAAAAACTGTGCCCGTTTCTATTTATTGATCAAGTGCCGCCACATAGTTAAGGAGGTAGAAGAAGTCACCAGGGATATTGGACGTTCTTTGGCTGCTTTACCCCTTGCCAGCACTGAAGTACTATCAGGGATATCTGACGCTGTGACTAGGTTGCAAAATGAGATGCAGAGAGCAGAGTTTGAGATTTCACAGTCTCAACGACGAATTGTTGACAAGTTGAATGAGGGTCTAAGAGAGCAGAAACTCGACCAGGGCTTTGCAAATGACATGCTTGAAGACATTGCGAGGGCAGTTGGAGTGCCAGTTGAGCCCTCGGAGATAAGCAAAGAGCTAGAAAGCTTCCGAAGAGAAAAGGAAGAAGCTGGGATTAGGAAAGAAAGGGCTGAAGTTTTCTTCTTAGAGCAGGTTATTGAATTACTCTCTCGAGCCGATGCTGCAAAAGATTATGAGGAAGTCAAGAAGCAGTATTTCCGAAGAGTTCAAGTTATAGGGCGATATGACCAGAGGGAAGAATATATTCCaccttttaattctttcatttgCCCCATAAGTGAAACTGTGATGACTGATCCTGTCAGCCTTTGCACTAATACCACGTGTGAGCGAGCAGCAATCAAAGCAAGGTTTGACCGTGGGGAGAGAACTGACCCAGAAACAGGAGATTTTCTTGAAGATATGTCTTTGAGGTCCAACCTTCCTCTGAGACAATCGATTGAAGAGTGGAGAGAACTCAATTACTGCCTCAAGATCAGAGCTTCAAAGGCAAAGTTGCAATCAGGTGAGGATTTATCTGTGGCAGAGGCCCTCGACCAAATGCAGGCCCTCATAAGAGAGAATCCTGTTAACAAGGACTGGCTTTCCATTGGCGGCCTTACTGACATCATTATCTCTATCCTTGGAAGTTCACACAACAAAGATTTGAAGAGGAAGATCTTAATTACCTTGACGGGCATCATAGAAGGGCATGCGAGAAATAAGGTCAGATGTTTCAATCTTccatgcaattaaaaaaaaaaaagagaactcAACATGCATTTTGCTTCTAATAATATTCTAAATCCATCAATTTGAATTGCATTATATAGGACAATGTGGTTGAGTCTCAAGCACTGGATCACATCATTTGCTGCTTAGGGCGTGACGCAAGCACATCAAAATCTGCAGTTGAATTGCTATATGAGTTATTGCGGGACAGATCTGGTTGGAATGTGTCTCTTTTCAGGAAAATCACTCAGCAATCTTCGGCTATGATTTTCCTTGTTACCCTCCTTAAAGGTCCAGTGAGAGAGTCTGCAGAAAAAGCAAAAGAAATATTGACAAAGCTatgtgatgaagatgaagatagcATTGCTCATGCTGCTAGAGCAGGCTGGTATAAACCCCTGGTTGATCGCATTGTCCATGGTAAAATAATTCATTTCCTcaaaatattaaaagataaaacCCCTTTTCAATGTCTAGGATTCCAGCAATTAATTCCTAGctgtgaaagaaaataaaattgaatgGAGTTGATTTAGAAATGTTTGTACCACAGCACTtccactgaaaaaaaaaaaaaacgaaaattTAAAAATGCATGGAGAATGATAATAAGGGAATTTAACAGGCACTTATGGATATGGCATATTGAAACTAAattattcaaatttattttccattGTATTTATGGTGCAAACCATGCTTTGGAATATAGCCACTCCCACCAAAAATAACAGTGAAAGAAAACCAAACTGATCCAAAAATCCGACCCAAACTGAATcataaattcggttaaccaatttGTTCTGCTCACTTTTAGTTCAtcttttttaagatttttaatttttgactAGGTTTTGGTTTTTAATGTTCATGAACCAATGGTTACACTTATTGAATCGATTGTATTTAAttacaatatatattatttatattacatattattatataacaatatatataatatattctaAGGTTACAAAATAGTATGTACAAATatttttggttgattggtttataTAAACAAAGTGCAATTAAACACACTAAATCAAAACCTAAGCAAaagatcaatttttttaaaaaaaaattatgatgttATGGGAATAATTTAGGATCAGATAACCGAACCAAACTGAACGTTTGGTTAGCTGATGAGTTTGGATTAGTTATGGTTCACAAAATATACTAAACCAAATCCTTTGGTTGGTTCAATTTTTAGAGTTTTAGTTTGGGTAACCGAACCATGAACACCCTTACTCCCAAGTGCACCTATGAGGTATTTCAagatatgtataattgcatcccaatgacttgtttTCAGAGAATCAAGAAATAAGCTCACAACATTTGTTGCGGATGATTTATCGGGCTGATTGATTATGAGATAGTTCTCCTTCCCAACAAGTCTCCAGTATCTTCCATTGTTAGTCAACAAATGACCCACATTTGgcactaacttgctgttaggattcATTAGTTTATCGATAGGTTTGGATCCTAATGCCtggtctcatctaaaagatctagaacatacttcctctatgacaaaaCTATCCCCATGACAGATCTAGATACTTCAATACCCTAGAAACATTTCTATGGCCCTAAATCCTTGGTCTAAAATCTAGTTTTTAGAAAAGGCTTCAGGCATTGGATGCCTCAACCATCATCATCaacaatcacaatatcatccatacACATAGTGAGCAAAAACTAACATAACCtatatgacaataataaaaaaaaatgatcttcTGTGCACCgctgaagaccaaactcaagttcTATGGCACCGAATTGACCAACCCATACTTTAAGAGATTGTTTCAAACTGTACAAGGATTTCTTGAGCTAACACACTAATTGTGACTCCCtctgagcaacaaacctaggtggttgctccatatagacgtCCTCTTGATGATCACCATGTAGGAAGACGtttttcacatctaattgatgcagATGTCAATGACACATGGTGATTAAGGTGATGAACAAATGAACGAAGGTAACTTTGGCGTTTGGTGAGAATGTCTCTGAGTAATCCAAGTCATACACTTGAGTGTATCTCTTAGAAACTAACTGTGCCTTCAAACAAGCCACAACCATTTGGATTGACTTTTAATATATACATTGAGCGACAACCAATCACAAACTTGTTAGGAGGAAGAGAGACGagttcccaagtatcattatcctaTAATGTATCTCTTCGACCATTGTAGTCCTCCACCTAGATGGAATAGGGCTTCAGGTACAAGTTTTGGAAGAGCAATAAAAGGTAGAatactaacaaaacaataatacaAGGATGAGAAGAAATCACAGCACAtaaaaattagagattggatgttgggtacaagtgcatttaccttttcAAACATTAGTTGGAAGATCAATATCTTTGGGAAATAGGATCATCAAATGAGGGAACTACAGGTGTAGAAGTAGAAGTTAGAGGGGACTTTCCTCCCTTGAGTCTTTTGTTGTGCATACACTCGCAAATTACGATGATCAAAGTGGTGAGAAGGACTAAAACTAGATGAACATGAGATAATATGTTAGGGTCTAGAAGGCTAGGTAGAGGAAATGACTCatctgttgagaattccacttgtgagtttgtcccacattggaaaaattgagtgaatgatgggtctttatatatatggttggacccaagacccaataggcttaagcttttgggtcaacttggtgctcacccatgtgtatcaagcccacccatgggctcctccgatgctaacaagtggtattagagtccTGTTCTTTGGACTCATTAGGATttgtaaatcatggatggtaatgttgatcgtatgattagcttcaatggaaccaattgggtaacttggaaaacaaaaatgtaagatcttttattttacaaagatttggatggacctattgagggtgatagccGAAAGCCTCAAAATATGAGTGATAatgagtggaataggcttaataAAAAAGCCGTTGATGTCATCCgtcaatggattgatgatagtgtttttcatcatgtttctaccgaaacttcggcatatgaattgtggaaaaaatagtctttatgatagaaagtcggttacaaataaaatttttcttttccgaaaattggtgaacttgaaatataaagatggtggtcttattactgagcatttgaatgagatgaaaaatattattaatcaacttgctactatgaaaatagtttttgatgatgagttGTAGGCCCTAATGCTTCTTAACTCTTTTCTagaaagttgggagactttggttATGACAGTTAGTAATTCGGCTCCCAGTGGAATTGTTAGTATGAATCAAGTAACTAACAGCTTGTTGAatgaaaaaataagaagaaaatcaGTCGACTCTTCTCATTCAGAGGCACTTGTGACTGAAAACGGGGGGAGAGGTAGAAGCAAGAGTAGATCTCCTCACTGTTGGTATAAATCAAAAGgctagtttagtttagtttcaaaaaAAGATATTGAGTGTCACTATTGTCATAAGAAAGGGCATATGAAGCGGGAGTGTAGAAAGTtgaaattcaaggagcaaaacaaagagaaaaattttgagaaaaagcatgaagacacaacttcagttgcatctgatggtgatcttatggtgtgatgaaagttgcattaatttgacaagtcaagagactaattgggttattgattccggTGCGTCATTCCATGTTACTTCTTgggaagatttcttcacttccTATTCCAAAGGAAGTTATGGAGTTGTTCGTATGGGAAATGAAGGTTTATAAAAAATTGTTGGCATGGGAAATGTTTGCTTGGAAACAAATCTTGAATGCAAGTTagtgctcaaagatgtgagacatgtacaCGACATTCGACTAAATTTGATATTTATTGGAAAGCTTGATAATGAAaggtttgacaaccattttggtgatggaaaatggaagctcacaaaggataatttggtggtggctaaaggcaagaagactagtacactttatatgatgcaaagtaaaattggtaatggtgttgtgaatgcaattgagagtcactcttccattgatttgtggcataagcggctttggcacatgagtgaaaaagtaATGAAACTTTTATTCAAAAAGAAGCTTCTACCCGGGATGAAAGGTACCcctcttaaagcttgtgttcattgtttagccggtaagcaacatagagctcctttttgtacaaagtttgttactaaaaaatctaatatTCTCAATTTGATACATTCTGATGTATGTGGC
This genomic stretch from Malania oleifera isolate guangnan ecotype guangnan chromosome 3, ASM2987363v1, whole genome shotgun sequence harbors:
- the LOC131152392 gene encoding U-box domain-containing protein 43-like, coding for MALELIPIGTILAVLTNQVIKTAHAAKDVLFEKESFKVLAKHLFEIEPVLKELQLQKLNDSQAVRHALESLEADVKRANNLVDKYKNCARFYLLIKCRHIVKEVEEVTRDIGRSLAALPLASTEVLSGISDAVTRLQNEMQRAEFEISQSQRRIVDKLNEGLREQKLDQGFANDMLEDIARAVGVPVEPSEISKELESFRREKEEAGIRKERAEVFFLEQVIELLSRADAAKDYEEVKKQYFRRVQVIGRYDQREEYIPPFNSFICPISETVMTDPVSLCTNTTCERAAIKARFDRGERTDPETGDFLEDMSLRSNLPLRQSIEEWRELNYCLKIRASKAKLQSGEDLSVAEALDQMQALIRENPVNKDWLSIGGLTDIIISILGSSHNKDLKRKILITLTGIIEGHARNKDNVVESQALDHIICCLGRDASTSKSAVELLYELLRDRSGWNVSLFRKITQQSSAMIFLVTLLKGPVRESAEKAKEILTKLCDEDEDSIAHAARAGWYKPLVDRIVHGPESSRMSMVRTLVNMELVDENIKVLGEERVIPPLLAMLSGNLQSKELSLSALIKLSGCHANKELIAAAGGVPLVLELMFSSHVHTSIIIKCSEVLEKLSSNGDGIKFLVDENGRRLELESIIAKLLDFQQNPISSHKVRRPALHALLEICKSEAALLKTAVLNAHGVSLVLPLLDDSDPEVRDIAINLLFLFSQHEPEGVVEYLLKPRRLEALVGFLENGEKVDSQMAAAGLLANLPKSEVLLTMKLIELEGLDAIIKILSSGTVEAKENALSALFRFTDPTNLESQRKVVALDAYPLLVNFLSASSVTTRARAAALIGNLSLSSPKLAAESKPTFCWCFPRAGVPLCKAHGGICSVTATFCLLEANALPELVKLLQEEVDATAYEAIQALSTLIREDCPDRGASVLHEADAISPTLEILTWGTDSLKAEVLGLLEKVFMSREMVNCYGLRARQLLVGLSGRNMQEDSHLGRKAARVLSRIERYSRSSTLLVPRSNG